acacggaattgaattttattttagttgTATTCGCATACTAATTATCGAGTTAGTAGgatcatttcattttccaatACGTTTATAGTAATTTTATAGAGCTATGAAGAATTTATGTTCAACATAATGAGAATGATACATTTTGATGAAAGTTTTGTCAGACATGGCAACAGAAGTGTGTTCATGATATATTCCACTGATGTAGTATTACATACAATAAATGCAacttcaaacatttttttgtagaacGTTCCACTTCTTTAGTTTTAATTATGACTTGCACATCATACCAGAATGTTACTGTAAATTGAATACTAGTCATAAAGTTGAAGCAGTTTCATAGAACCACTGCACGAAACAGATAAAATCGTTTCAGATTAAGTTGATATATTTATGAGTTTTATTCTCGGATCTTTAGGAATATTATGATTTATCGATACAAGTAAACATTTTCGGGGactcaaaataaataaattaatctcTGAGTATATTAAAAGTCTTACTTagttttcttcaattttttttcagtcattcAACGCACTAAATACGCCTTTGACATTCTTATTACCAATGTACCGTCAAACTGTTTTGTAAGGTTCAACATTAACCAGTGACGCtctaaaactgtttttcattGAATCTACGCATGAATTGAAAATGGTAATTACAATCCCTATTCCGCTAGTTGCATTGATTGAGCATTCTCTTTAAAAACCAGGGAAACATAGTAACTATATTTAACAACACGTTTTACgaggtaataaataaatactaattcttgataaaaaatttctgccaTAAATTCGACTAATGAAGTGTACGGTGAATCGCTTCCGTATTTATGAGAAAAGCTAGTTGTCACATtcaatcaaaataataaaaaatgtttttttcataatatacatgGATTTTTGATGCAAGATTCTTATTGAcaagaatttgaataaatagcTTTTTCATACAcatataaattgataaaacacAGTCTAAGTTTGATTCATTATATCCAGAAAATAGAACACCTGTAAAGAATAGTGGTGAAAAGCTTCAAGCCATGAATGACGTCATAACAATAAAACGTCAATTCACGTCTTTTCTGCCTGTTCtcaagtgaaaatttataaattcatgTATCAAGTATGGATTTTATAAAAAGGCTGCACTTGGCTCtgtctttcctttttcttgcACCCGATACATTTCACAAATGCAAAGATAATATACATCTAtctacaaaaaatgaaatcaattatcttttgtaaaataatcatCAGTACTATGCTGTTTGCATCTCCTGCAATTTTTTACATGACGGTGTTTCAATGTTCTGCGCTCTCCGGTGTAATTCTCTATCAGCGAAATTTTGTGCTTTCCATATCATTGTGTctcctgaaaaaaaagaaagaggaataaaaatccATTACTgggataaattttcatgaactTATAGTAACAAATTGTGACTACTCACTGTAATTCTTCTCTCTATAACAGGCTTGTCTAAGGTTATTCATATATTCTTCCTCGACAGACATTTCTAATCTCAGAACGCTGCCTTGATACTCGCtatggaaattttctttcacgtaaTAAGGTACTTTCAAACTTTGCGTTGTCCGTTTAATGGAATATTTACTGTAtaccgaaaaacgaaaatatattatCGGTAAAACATACAAATCGTTCAtgacatataataataacaacaacaacaacaacaacaacaacaacaaccacaataatgatgataataataatgataatgatatttATGTATTGTGCTTTTGAGAACTGTTATTTCCGCACACTGGccatgtttcaaaaaaaaatttgaacacaTTCTGGTGAATTCTcccaaaatttaattttctcatttaatCAAACCACTTACGCATTCGAGTGCAAACTGTACACAGGATCAGAAATAAAGAAGCTGCTCATCATTGACAGAACGATTAATAGTAGTATAGGCAACATTTGAAGGAATGCTGTATAACCGTTTGCTTGCTGAAATGAGGTCgataattttacattattGATATATTTGTAGAGACAGtcgtagaaataatttttacaaatagtACTGTACCTGCGCATGGGTATGTTGCGCTTGTGCATCAGTTTGCCGAGCCCACCGCCCCCCACCCCGCCTGACATAAACATTTTGCTGTGGTAAACCACCGCCAAAAAACATGTTGAAAAGTTCCTCGGCAGTAATATCagctaaaaacaaaaatccgATGTTATTGCTTTCTGTGAAATTCGTGGCACCTCTCAGAACATGAGAATTTTAGTCCATGTcgagtattaaaaaaatgtgcaagGGTAAGCTGTTACCTTCGAAACCTCGAGTGTAATTGTAGTGCGTATGGGTTTGCCGACTATGAGCATTCTGTAACCTTTCTTCCTCAGAGCCGTATAGATCAtattgtttccttttttcaggATCTGTAAGGACTGCGACAGCATTGCCAATTGCTGTAAATGgtataaaaaagattgaaTGTTTTACTTCAAGATTAACAAACATTATACAAGCAcataaattgtttgaatagGATATATGCCATAATGTTCTGAACATAAATAGAGTTTTTTGGTGCTGGGTATGAGTTAAAGAATTCTTACTTGACTCATGTGTGAGATTGGTTCTACCGGTCTATGTGAGAATCAATTACTGAAATGAAGTCTTGGTAATTAGAAATCTACTTATATTCAAGCTCAACTTGTGTCTAGAACAATATGATACGTGTGTACAAAACATGTGCCCATATGAAAATGCTCCACTGTGAATAATGCAAATATTTAGGAAATGAATCAGTGAGAAGTTTCAATTATACATAACCTTGGTTGACTATATTCTTTACACGTATGAAAGAAGCTTACCTTTAAAAGCCTCGGCAGCCCCGGGAGCTTTATTTTTGTCAGGGTGTAACTGGAGGGCTAATTTTTTGTATGCCTTTTTGATATCTCCATCTGTCGCATCTTTACTTACACCAAGAATTTCGTAGTAATCTTTACATTTCTTAATTCTGTAAGTTTcatgacaaaaattattataatgacCATGTTATCAACTTATACAATACTGT
The Neodiprion fabricii isolate iyNeoFabr1 chromosome 1, iyNeoFabr1.1, whole genome shotgun sequence DNA segment above includes these coding regions:
- the LOC124186061 gene encoding dnaJ homolog subfamily B member 12 — encoded protein: MDSNKDEAERCLELAEQFIIEGKCDKAEKFIQKAQRLFPTKKAEDLLVKLSMNSKQNQKSEGEPDLRKRQTASKDGSQSHQNSNDFSKDQIDAVKKIKKCKDYYEILGVSKDATDGDIKKAYKKLALQLHPDKNKAPGAAEAFKAIGNAVAVLTDPEKRKQYDLYGSEEERLQNAHSRQTHTHYNYTRGFEADITAEELFNMFFGGGLPQQNVYVRRGGGRWARQTDAQAQHTHAQQANGYTAFLQMLPILLLIVLSMMSSFFISDPVYSLHSNAKYSIKRTTQSLKVPYYVKENFHSEYQGSVLRLEMSVEEEYMNNLRQACYREKNYRDTMIWKAQNFADRELHRRAQNIETPSCKKLQEMQTA